The DNA segment CTGCGACGCAGCTTGACGGAGTGGCCTGGCAGAAGAGCCGGCACAGCAATTCGCAGGGTTCGTGCGTGGAGTTCGCGCGGCTGCCCGGCGGCGAGGTGGCCGTACGCAACTCGCGGTTCCCGGACGGGCCCGCGCTCGTCTACACGCGCGCGGAGATCGAGGCGATGCTCCTCGGCGTCAAGGACGGCGAGTTCGACCATCTCGTGGTCGGCTGACCCCCGTTCACCTGCCGGTACGGGCGATGGCAACGATGTCGAGGCGTGGCGCGAGCGGTCGTGTACGCGCGTAGACGCTGCGCGCCGGTCGGTGTCGCAAGCCGTCAGCCGGGCGGATGGAGCCGGAACAGCGCCCAGACCACCTTGCCGCTGAGGGTGCCCGCGAGCGGGTGCCATCCCCAGCTGTCGGCGAAGGAGTCGACCAGGAACAGGCCGCGCCCCGACTCGGCGGAGAAGTCGTCAGAGTCGCTCGGCACCGGGGTCTCGTGGCTGGGGTCGCGCACCGCGCACACCAGCCGGTCGGTCCAGCGCATCAGGTGCAGCCTGACGGACGGCGGCCGTTCGGTCCCGCCCGCCGTGCCGTCCGGAAGCGCGTGCCGCAGGGCGTTGGTGGCGAGTTCCGAGACGACCAGGCATATGTCGTCGAAGCGGTCGCCGACGTCCCACTGGTCGAGGGTGCCCCGGGTGAAGTGCCGGGCCTCGCGCACCGCTTCGTAGCGAGCGGGCAGGGCGCAGGAGGCGGCGCTGGCCACGGCCGAGGGGTCGAGTGGCGGAAGGCCCTGCCGTAACGGCTTGAGCATGGTCGATCCATTCGTTCCCATGCGAGGCACTCCCGGGAATTCGCGGTCGTTGCGATGCAGCGGTGGCGCGGGACCATGGTTTCGGATGGGGAGAGCAGATGCAAGGGCAGATGCACGTGCACGCGACCGAATTGAGCCTGCCCGTACCGCTTCTTGGCCATTTTTTCCGCCATCTTCGCCGTCGGATCGCGTCAGAGGTCCGGACCTCTCCCCCTGGAAACGGCCGAGGGCTTTCCGTTTCTGTAATCGTGCGAGTACTGCTCGAAGTGTTTTAGTGGCAGACTTCGGGCCCTGAAGACGGTTGGGGAGGCTGGCGAACGTGAGCGCGGGAGAGCCCGGATCGGTGGTGCGGCGTATGCTGCTCGGCTCGCAACTGAGGCGACTGCGTGAGGCGCGGGGGATCACGCGTGAGGCGGCGGGGTACGCGATCCGCGCGTCCGAGTCGAAGATCAGCCGGATGGAACTGGGCCGGGTGAGCTTCAAGACCAGAGACGTGGAAGACCTGCTGACGCTGTACGGCATCACCGACGGGGCGGAGCGCGAGTCGCTCCTCTCCCTGGCCCGTGAGGCCAACGTGGCGGGCTGGTGGCACAGTTACAACGACGTGCTCCCCAGCTGGTTCCCCACCTACGTCGGCCTGGAGGGCGCGGCGTCTTTGATCCGGGTCTACGAGGTGCAGTTCGTTCACGGCCTGCTGCAGACCGAGCAGTACGCGCGCGCGGTCGTCCGGCGCGGCATGAAGGGCGCGAGCGCGGCCGACGTCGAACGCCGCGTGGCGCTGCGCCTGGAGCGGCAGAAGCACCTGCTCGGCGACGGCGCCCCCGAGTTCCACATCGTCCTGGACGAGGCCGCCCTGCGCCGGCCGTACGGCGACCGCGAGGTGATGCGCGGCCAGCTCCAGCATCTGATCGACATCTCCGAACGCCCCAACGTGCGGCTGCAGATCATGCCGTTCGGGTTCGGCGGGCACTCCGGGGAGAGCGGCGCCTTCACCATCCTCAGCTTCCCCGAGTCGGACCTGTCCGACGTGGTCTACCTGGAGCAGCTGACCAGCGCGCTCTACCTGGACAAGCGCGAGGACGTCACCCAGTACGAGCAGGCGCTGAAGGAGCTCCAGCAGGACAGTCCGGGCCCGGACGAGAGCCGCGATCTTCTGCGCGGACTCCTCCAACTCTCTTGAAACACAAGTACGATGACGCGCGATCAGATCATGGCGTGGACCTGGCTTCCACTGGCGATTGAGGGATCACATGTCGTCCTACTTCAGCGACCTGGCCCAGCAGTACATCGGCGGTGAATGGCGTCCGGGCACCGGTTCCTGGGACGTCATCGACTTCAACCCCTACGACGACGAGAAGCTGGCCTCGATCACGGTGGCGACGGTCGAGGAGGTCGACGAGGCCTACCGGAGCGCCGCGCGCGCCCAGAAGCAGTGGGCCGCGGCCAACCCGTACGCCCGGCGCGGGGTGTTCGAGCGGGCGCTGCGCATCCTGGAGGAGCGCGAGGCGGAGATCTCCGACCTGATCGTCGCCGAAGTGGGCGGCACGCGCGTGAAGGCGGGCTTCGAGCTGCACCTCGCCAAGGAGTTCCTGCGCGAGTCGATCCACCTGGCGCTGCGCCCCGAGGGCAAGATCGTGCCCTCCCCGATCGACGGCAAGGAGAACCGCGTCTACCGCGTGCCGGTCGGCGTCGTGGGCGTGATCAGCCCCTTCAACTTCCCGTTCCTGCTGTCGATCAAGTCGGTGGCTCCGGCGCTCGCCCTCGGCAACGGCGTGGTCCTCAAGCCGCACCAGAACACCCCGATCGCCGGCGGCACCCTGGTCGCGAAGATCTTCGAGGACGCGGGCCTGCCCGCCGGCCTGTTCAACGTCGTCGTCACCGACATAGCCGAGATCGGCGACGCCTTCATCGAGCACCCCATCCCCAAGGTCATTTCCTTCACCGGCTCCGACAGGGTCGGCCGGCACGTCGCCACCGTCTGCGCCAAGCACTTCAAGCGCACGGTGCTCGAACTGGGCGGCAACAGCGCGCTGGTGGTGCTGGACGACGCCGACCTCGACTACGCCGTGGACGCGGCGGTCTTCAGCCGGTTCGTGCACCAGGGCCAGGCCTGCATGGCCGCCAACCGGGTGCTCGTGGACCGCTCGATAGCCGACGAGTTCACCGAGAAGTTCGTCGCCAAGGTCAGGACCCTCAAGGTCGGCGACCCGCGCGACCCGCAGACCGTCATCGGCCCGGTCATCAACACGACGCAGGCCAACGCTCTTTCGGGCACGGTCGAGCAGGCGCTCGCCGAGGGTGCCACGGCCCTGGTGCGCGGCACCGTCAGCGGCAACATGGTCGAGCCCAGCGTGCTCGCCGACGTGCCCGCCGACTCCGACCTGCTCCGCCAGGAGACCTTCGGCCCGGTCGTCTTCCTCATCCCGTTCGACGGCGAAGAGGAGGCGGTCGGGATCGTCAACGACTCTCCTTACGGCCTCAGCGGCGCCGTCCACACGGCCGACATCGAGCGCGGTGTGTCCTTCGCCCAGCAGATCGACACCGGCATGTTCCACGTCAACGACGGCACCGTGCACGACGAGCCGCTCGTCCCCTTCGGCGGTGAGAAGCACTCCGGCATCGGCCGCCTCAACGGCGAGACGACCCTGGAGGCGTTCACCACGATCAAGTGGATCTCGGTGCAGCACGGCCGGAGCGGCTTCCCGTTCTAGGCCCCGCGCCGGCCGCCCTCGCGCGGGTCTCTCCCACGCCGGATTCCGCGCGGCAGGATTTTTCCGTCCGCTGCCGGGCCCTTGAGGACAGGATCTGTCCTCAAGGGCCCGTAGCGTCGCCGGTGTCGAGTCAGGGAATGCCGGGGAGACCCGGCCCGATGAAAGGCGGCCGGTCATGGTCACTCACGTAGGCGCGGAGGACCGGGGCGACGAGCGTGGTGCGCTGCTGTCGTTCCTGGAGGCGGAGCGCGGCGGCATCCGCAGGGCGCTGCTGGGGCTGACGGAGGAGCAGGCCCGCTCCCGCCCCAGCGCGAGCGAGCTGTCCCTGGGCGGCCTGCTCAAGCATGTCGCCGAGGTGGAACAGAGCTGGCTGGCCCGGGCCAGGCAGGAGCCGCCGGCGGTCCACCGCGACCGGTCGAGCTGGCACGAGAGCTTCGAGCTGACCGGTGACGAGACGGTCGCCACGCAGCTCGCGTACTGGGCGGAGGTCGCCGCCGAGACGGAGAAGTACATCCGTTCCGCGCCCAGCCTGGACGACACCTTCCCGCTGCCGGACCAGCCCTGGTTCCCGCCGGAGGGCCGCGTCTCCCTGCGCTGGCTGTGCCTGCACCTGATCCGCGAGACCGCCCGGCACGCCGGTCACGCCGACATCGTCCGGGAGTCCCTGGACGGGAAGACCGCCTTCGAACTGGTGGCCCTGGAACAGGCCGGCAGTTAGCGGCGCGACCGTCGGCCGGGGCACCCTGCCGGCCAGGGCCTTTCTTCCGGATCAGGCCGGCTCCGGTCTGCGGTGCCTTCTGGCGACCCCGCGACCCCGGCAAGATCCGGAAGAGAGGCCCTAGTGATGGAAGCCGGTCGCGGCGCCCTTGTCCCGGGTGTGCGGATGGGTCTGCTCGCGCAGCTCCGGCAGCAGGCGGGCCAGTTCGTCGACGAAGAGGTCGGCCAGGTCGTGCGAGAAGCCGTTGCGGCAGACCACGCGCAGCACCGACAGGTCCTCCCGGTCCGCCGGGAAGGTGTACGCCGGCACCAGCCAGCCCGTCTCCCGCATCCGCCGGGAGACGTCGAAGACGTCGTACGACGTGACGTGGTCGGCGGTGGTGAAGGCGAACACGGGCAGCTGGTCGCCCCGGGTGAGCAGCCGGAAGTCGCCGAGCTCCTCGACCCGCGCGGCGAGTGACGTCGCCACGTTCCGGGTCGACTGCTGCACCGCCCGGTAGCCCTCGCGGCCCAGCCGCAGGAACGTGTAGTACTGGGCGGCCACCTGGGCGCCGGGCCGGGAGAAGTTCAGGGCGAAGGTCGGCATGTCGCCGCCCAGGTAGTTGACCCGGAAGACCAGTTCCTCGGGGAGCGCCTCCTTGTCCCGCCACAGCGCCCAGCCGACGCCCGGGTAGACCAGGCCGTACTTGTGCCCCGAGGTGTTGATCGACGCGACCCTCGGGAGCCGGAAGTCCCAGACCAGGTCAGCGTCCAGGAAGGGGGCCACCATCGCCCCGGAGGCGCCGTCGACGTGCACCGGGATGTCGAGGCCGGTGCGCTCTTGGAGGGCGTCCAGGGCCGCGCACAGGTCGGCGATGGGCTCGTAGGAGCCGTCGAAGGTGGAGCCGAGGACGCCGACGACGCCGATGGTGTTCTCGTCGCACAGCTCGACGGCCGTCTGCGGGTCGAGGTGGAACCGGTCGCCCTCCATGGGCACCAGCCGGGCCTCCACCTCCCAGAAGTTGCAGAACTTCTCCCAGCAGACCTGGACGTTGATGCCCATGACCAGGTTCGGGCGCGCTCCGGGATAGCGGTCGGCGTTGCGCCGGGACCAGCGGCGCTTCAGCGCCATGCCGGCGAGCATGCACGCCTCGCTGGACCCGGTCGTGGAGCAGCCGACGGCGGCCGACGGGTCGGGGGCGTTCCACAGGTCGGCGAGCATCGCCACACAGCGCCGCTCCAGTTCGGCGGTGCGCGGGTACTCGTCCTTGTCGATCATGTTCTTGTCCGCGCACTCCGACATCAGCACCCCGGCCTGCGGCTCCATCCAGGTGGTGACGAAGGTGGCCAGGTTCAGCCGGGCGTTGCCGTCCAGCATCAGCTCGTCGTGCACCAGCTGGTACGCCGTGTTCGGCGCCAGCGGGGTGTCGGGCAGCCGGTGCGTGGGCGGGGCCTCGGTCATCCCGGCGACCGGGTTCGCCTCCCCGAAGAAGGGGTTGACCGACATCTGCCGCTCTTCGTGTTTCTCCGGGCCTTTGTGCAGGGCCATCGACGTTCCTCCAGAGGGGGATTCGGCTGGGGGGGGGATCAGCGGACCGGGGTTCCGTCCGCGCGCAGTTGCATCTGCGGCCGCCCGGTCACCAGCAGCCAGGCCGGCAACGAGGCGACGCACAACAGGGCGAGGACGCCCGGCGAGGAGACCAGGACGGCGGCGGTGAACAGGCTCACCCAGCCCTGCCGGGTGACCGCCAGGAGCATGCCCAGGACGCCCGAGGCGACGCCCACGCCGGGCTGCACGCCCGGGACCAGCGCGTGCGCGCACAGCCCCAGCGCGGCGCCGATGAAGACGGCGGGGAAGATACGGCCGCCCCGGAAGCCGCACGAGGCGGCGACCAGCAGCGCGGCCAGCTTCACCACCGCCATCACGGCGAACTGGCCCGCCGACCAGCCGTCGGGGTCGCGCGCCAGCTCCCCGACCTCGGCCAGCCCCTTGAACAGCGTCAGATGGCCGCCCACGGCCGCCAGCGCCCCCAGGACGGCCCCGCCCGCCGGCAGCATCAGCATCGGGTGCCGCAGGCGCCGGAAGGCCGCGTGGACGTACGGGAAGGCGTAGACGGCGCACATGCCGAGCAGCGCGGCCGCCGGCGCGATCACGAGGGCCGCCAGCAGGTCGCCGCCCCTGGGGCGGCCGAAGGGCGGCAGCCCCAGGTCGAACGTCGGATGCGAGACCAGGGTGGTCGTCAGCGCACCGCACGCGGCGGCGGTCAGCGGGGCGAAGAGGTTGTCCCACAGCAGCCCCTTCAGCGGCCGTCCGGCCAGCGCCTCGGAGACGATCAGCGCCGCTGCCACCGGGGTGCCGAACAGCGCCCCGATCGTGGCCGCCTCGGCGAGCGCCGGCCACACGCTGCCGGGTGTCCGGGGCCGCAGCCGCCCGCCCAGCCAGGCCGCGAGACCGATGTTCACGGCGATGATCGGGTTCTCCGGGCCCAGGCTCGGCCCGCCGGCCAGCATCAGAGCGGTCGCCAGCACCAGTCCCGGCAGGACGACGGGCGGCAGGACCGGCGCGTCGAGTCCCATGGTGGCCGGGTCGGGACCGGCGTGCCCCGGGACCTTCCAGACCACCAGCCCGACGGCGACGCCGGTCGCGACCAGCATCACGAACATCCAGAGCACGGAGTACCGGCCGATTCCCAGCGCGTCCGGCAGGGGGCCCCACAGCACGTGCTGGAGCCTCTCCGCCGCCGCGCTCACCCCGATGAAGATCAGACTGGCCGCCACCCCGACGACGACAGCGGGCAGGATCAGCGGCAGCAGGGCCCGTGCGGGGGCCGTCGGAGCGGTCGGGATCGGCTGCCGCGCGGTGTCCTGGGCCACTGGCTCACCATAAGCGGACAAAAGGCGTGCAACATCCCGAACGGAATCCGGCTTGCACCTCACGTGGCGTGAGGCCTCAGTGTGAAGGCCGTTCCGACGACAGGGACGACGAAGACGACCAGGAGGGGAAAGTTGAGCTACTCCGTGGGACAGGTCGCGGGGTTCGCCGGCATCACGGTGCGTGCCCTGCACCACTACGACGAGATCGGCCTGCTCGCGCCGGGTGAGCGCACCCACGCGGGCCACCGGCGCTACACCGACGCCGATCTCGACCGGCTCCAGCGGATCCTGTTCTACCGGGAGCTCGGCTTTCCGCTCGACGAGGTCGCGGTCCTGCTCGACGACCCGGAGGCGGACCCGCGCGCGCACCTGCGCCGCCGGCACGAAGTGCTGACCGCCCGGATCGAGAAGCTGCAGGAGATGGCCGCGGCCGTGGAGCTCGCCATGGAGGCACGCAAGATGGGCATCGATCTGACCCCCGAGGAACGCTTCGAGGTCTTCGGGGACAAGGACCCCGGGCAGTACGCCGAGGAGGCGGAGCAGCGCTGGGGCGGTACCGAGTCGTACGCGGAGTCGCAGCGCCGCGCCGCCCGCTACACCAAGGAGGACTGGAAGCGTCTCCAGGCCGAGGTGGACGCCTGGACCGAGCGCTACGTCGCCCTGATGGCCGGGGGTGAGCCGGCGGTGGGCGAGGCGGCGATGGACATGGCCGAGGAGCACCGGCTGCACATCAGCAGGTGGTTCTACGCGTGCCCGCACGCCATGCACCGCTGCCTGGGTGACATGTACGTATCCGACGAGCGCTTCAAGGCGTTCTACGACTCCATG comes from the Streptomyces sp. NBC_00820 genome and includes:
- a CDS encoding DinB family protein, translating into MVTHVGAEDRGDERGALLSFLEAERGGIRRALLGLTEEQARSRPSASELSLGGLLKHVAEVEQSWLARARQEPPAVHRDRSSWHESFELTGDETVATQLAYWAEVAAETEKYIRSAPSLDDTFPLPDQPWFPPEGRVSLRWLCLHLIRETARHAGHADIVRESLDGKTAFELVALEQAGS
- a CDS encoding glutamate decarboxylase, with translation MALHKGPEKHEERQMSVNPFFGEANPVAGMTEAPPTHRLPDTPLAPNTAYQLVHDELMLDGNARLNLATFVTTWMEPQAGVLMSECADKNMIDKDEYPRTAELERRCVAMLADLWNAPDPSAAVGCSTTGSSEACMLAGMALKRRWSRRNADRYPGARPNLVMGINVQVCWEKFCNFWEVEARLVPMEGDRFHLDPQTAVELCDENTIGVVGVLGSTFDGSYEPIADLCAALDALQERTGLDIPVHVDGASGAMVAPFLDADLVWDFRLPRVASINTSGHKYGLVYPGVGWALWRDKEALPEELVFRVNYLGGDMPTFALNFSRPGAQVAAQYYTFLRLGREGYRAVQQSTRNVATSLAARVEELGDFRLLTRGDQLPVFAFTTADHVTSYDVFDVSRRMRETGWLVPAYTFPADREDLSVLRVVCRNGFSHDLADLFVDELARLLPELREQTHPHTRDKGAATGFHH
- a CDS encoding helix-turn-helix domain-containing protein, with translation MLLGSQLRRLREARGITREAAGYAIRASESKISRMELGRVSFKTRDVEDLLTLYGITDGAERESLLSLAREANVAGWWHSYNDVLPSWFPTYVGLEGAASLIRVYEVQFVHGLLQTEQYARAVVRRGMKGASAADVERRVALRLERQKHLLGDGAPEFHIVLDEAALRRPYGDREVMRGQLQHLIDISERPNVRLQIMPFGFGGHSGESGAFTILSFPESDLSDVVYLEQLTSALYLDKREDVTQYEQALKELQQDSPGPDESRDLLRGLLQLS
- a CDS encoding aldehyde dehydrogenase family protein is translated as MSSYFSDLAQQYIGGEWRPGTGSWDVIDFNPYDDEKLASITVATVEEVDEAYRSAARAQKQWAAANPYARRGVFERALRILEEREAEISDLIVAEVGGTRVKAGFELHLAKEFLRESIHLALRPEGKIVPSPIDGKENRVYRVPVGVVGVISPFNFPFLLSIKSVAPALALGNGVVLKPHQNTPIAGGTLVAKIFEDAGLPAGLFNVVVTDIAEIGDAFIEHPIPKVISFTGSDRVGRHVATVCAKHFKRTVLELGGNSALVVLDDADLDYAVDAAVFSRFVHQGQACMAANRVLVDRSIADEFTEKFVAKVRTLKVGDPRDPQTVIGPVINTTQANALSGTVEQALAEGATALVRGTVSGNMVEPSVLADVPADSDLLRQETFGPVVFLIPFDGEEEAVGIVNDSPYGLSGAVHTADIERGVSFAQQIDTGMFHVNDGTVHDEPLVPFGGEKHSGIGRLNGETTLEAFTTIKWISVQHGRSGFPF
- a CDS encoding MerR family transcriptional regulator, giving the protein MSYSVGQVAGFAGITVRALHHYDEIGLLAPGERTHAGHRRYTDADLDRLQRILFYRELGFPLDEVAVLLDDPEADPRAHLRRRHEVLTARIEKLQEMAAAVELAMEARKMGIDLTPEERFEVFGDKDPGQYAEEAEQRWGGTESYAESQRRAARYTKEDWKRLQAEVDAWTERYVALMAGGEPAVGEAAMDMAEEHRLHISRWFYACPHAMHRCLGDMYVSDERFKAFYDSMRPGLAEHLREAITANADRHAAS
- a CDS encoding ATP-binding protein, whose product is MLKPLRQGLPPLDPSAVASAASCALPARYEAVREARHFTRGTLDQWDVGDRFDDICLVVSELATNALRHALPDGTAGGTERPPSVRLHLMRWTDRLVCAVRDPSHETPVPSDSDDFSAESGRGLFLVDSFADSWGWHPLAGTLSGKVVWALFRLHPPG
- a CDS encoding ion channel protein is translated as MAQDTARQPIPTAPTAPARALLPLILPAVVVGVAASLIFIGVSAAAERLQHVLWGPLPDALGIGRYSVLWMFVMLVATGVAVGLVVWKVPGHAGPDPATMGLDAPVLPPVVLPGLVLATALMLAGGPSLGPENPIIAVNIGLAAWLGGRLRPRTPGSVWPALAEAATIGALFGTPVAAALIVSEALAGRPLKGLLWDNLFAPLTAAACGALTTTLVSHPTFDLGLPPFGRPRGGDLLAALVIAPAAALLGMCAVYAFPYVHAAFRRLRHPMLMLPAGGAVLGALAAVGGHLTLFKGLAEVGELARDPDGWSAGQFAVMAVVKLAALLVAASCGFRGGRIFPAVFIGAALGLCAHALVPGVQPGVGVASGVLGMLLAVTRQGWVSLFTAAVLVSSPGVLALLCVASLPAWLLVTGRPQMQLRADGTPVR
- a CDS encoding DUF397 domain-containing protein is translated as MAATQLDGVAWQKSRHSNSQGSCVEFARLPGGEVAVRNSRFPDGPALVYTRAEIEAMLLGVKDGEFDHLVVG